One window of the Halobacillus litoralis genome contains the following:
- a CDS encoding 2-hydroxycarboxylate transporter family protein: protein MSSSAERVHTEQPAEQNITLISNKKKAITIFGLPLMWFLGITVLTLVSMYTGNLPGGMLGSLLIMMVLGELFGWIGDHTPVLKTYLGGGAILAIFGAAYMVYAGLIPGETVTMVNDFMKDGAFLNFYIAALITGSILGMNKKILVKVGLKYFLPIFGAVIGAMAVAALFGAIVGFSLRDAVLVITMPIMGGGMGAGAVPMSQIYSELMGNEPSYYISMLVPALALGNVFAIIIASMLNILGKKVPSLTGNGQLLKGFEYKEEKPSFDIGKMGIGLMVAILFFTIGTLLAGFIPLHAYALMIIIVAAAKIAGVIPESVLDGANQWYKFVAKNWTLALLFGIGIAYTDLGTVLEALTVQYIVTVLGVVVGAVLGAGLLGKLVGFYPIESAITAGLCMANMGGTGDVAVLSSSRRMELMPFAQISSRLGGAIILLLAGLLIPFLI, encoded by the coding sequence ATGTCCAGTTCAGCAGAGAGAGTTCATACAGAACAGCCCGCAGAGCAAAATATCACATTAATTTCCAACAAAAAGAAAGCGATTACAATATTTGGTCTTCCTCTTATGTGGTTTTTAGGGATTACAGTTCTTACATTAGTGAGTATGTACACAGGAAACTTACCTGGTGGCATGCTTGGAAGTCTTCTCATTATGATGGTTCTCGGTGAGCTCTTTGGATGGATCGGAGATCACACACCTGTATTAAAGACCTATCTGGGAGGTGGTGCCATTCTCGCCATCTTTGGAGCTGCGTATATGGTGTACGCTGGTTTAATTCCGGGTGAAACGGTTACAATGGTCAATGATTTCATGAAAGATGGGGCATTTTTGAATTTCTATATTGCCGCTTTAATTACAGGAAGCATTTTAGGAATGAATAAAAAGATTTTAGTTAAAGTCGGTCTCAAATACTTCTTACCGATTTTCGGTGCGGTAATTGGTGCTATGGCTGTTGCTGCCTTATTTGGTGCGATCGTCGGGTTTTCTCTAAGAGACGCCGTCCTGGTTATTACCATGCCTATTATGGGCGGCGGAATGGGGGCAGGTGCCGTACCTATGAGCCAGATTTATAGTGAGTTAATGGGGAATGAACCGAGTTACTATATTTCAATGCTCGTTCCAGCGTTAGCCCTGGGTAATGTTTTTGCAATTATTATTGCAAGCATGCTCAATATCCTCGGAAAAAAAGTACCTTCCTTAACTGGGAATGGTCAACTACTGAAAGGTTTTGAATACAAAGAAGAGAAACCATCCTTCGACATTGGAAAGATGGGAATCGGTTTAATGGTTGCAATTCTGTTCTTTACCATCGGAACATTATTAGCTGGGTTTATCCCGCTTCATGCTTATGCTCTGATGATCATAATCGTAGCTGCTGCTAAAATTGCTGGTGTTATACCTGAAAGTGTCTTAGATGGAGCGAATCAGTGGTATAAATTTGTAGCAAAAAACTGGACACTCGCTCTCCTGTTCGGAATCGGGATTGCTTACACTGACTTAGGTACAGTCCTTGAAGCCTTAACAGTTCAATACATTGTAACTGTTCTCGGTGTAGTGGTGGGAGCGGTGCTCGGAGCGGGGCTGCTCGGTAAGCTGGTCGGCTTTTACCCAATCGAATCAGCCATTACAGCCGGATTGTGTATGGCCAACATGGGTGGTACAGGAGATGTAGCTGTGCTATCATCCTCAAGAAGAATGGAGCTTATGCCGTTTGCTCAGATTTCCTCACGCTTAGGAGGGGCTATCATCCTACTCCTGGCAGGGTTGCTTATCCCGTTCCTGATATAA
- a CDS encoding cell wall hydrolase, with the protein MPRVKYTDSDVALMARMMRAEAEGEGKLGMLFVGNVIVNRASADCLDFRDIRTISDVIYQVQGGNYSFEAVQKGNLFYNRARSVEKRLAEKNLKYWRQHPAKYGLWYFNPSGSCPPTWYGQTFSGQYKNHCYYEPAAGTCASVYT; encoded by the coding sequence ATGCCAAGAGTAAAGTACACAGATTCAGATGTTGCCTTGATGGCAAGGATGATGAGAGCAGAAGCCGAGGGTGAAGGAAAACTGGGCATGTTATTTGTAGGGAATGTGATTGTTAACCGCGCTAGCGCAGATTGTTTAGACTTTAGAGATATAAGGACCATTTCTGATGTTATTTATCAAGTGCAGGGAGGAAATTATTCCTTTGAAGCAGTTCAGAAAGGGAATCTTTTCTATAACAGAGCGAGATCTGTTGAAAAAAGATTAGCAGAGAAAAATTTAAAATATTGGAGACAGCACCCGGCTAAATATGGTTTATGGTATTTTAATCCATCTGGTTCATGTCCTCCGACTTGGTATGGGCAGACATTCTCTGGTCAATATAAGAATCATTGTTATTATGAACCAGCTGCTGGCACATGTGCCAGTGTTTACACCTGA